The following proteins are encoded in a genomic region of Thioclava nitratireducens:
- the mepA gene encoding penicillin-insensitive murein endopeptidase, producing the protein MIAKLLAAALSFSLTAAPGFSEPLARQLFGAEAVASAQAPSAIGFYSRGCAAGLQRMPESGPTWQAMRLSRNRNWGQPAMLTYLQDLSRYAATLPGWNGLYIGDISQPRGGPMTGGHASHQIGLDADIWMLPATNLNLSRAQREKISSISVRTADQRHINGNWTPQHLELMRHAAADPRVDRIFVAAAVKIAMCNTVPRNDRAWLQKIRPMYGHNTHFHVRLKCPPGARYCQTQKPTVAQLSKGGDGCDETLNWWVTDYLNPPKTAAKPKPKGPPKKNAKTYVMSDLPSQCRAVLSSR; encoded by the coding sequence ATGATCGCGAAATTACTCGCCGCCGCTCTTTCTTTCAGCCTGACTGCCGCCCCCGGATTCTCCGAACCGCTCGCCCGCCAGCTTTTTGGCGCGGAAGCGGTAGCCTCGGCGCAGGCGCCCTCTGCCATCGGCTTCTATTCGCGCGGCTGCGCCGCCGGGCTGCAACGGATGCCCGAGAGCGGGCCGACATGGCAGGCGATGCGCCTGTCGCGCAATCGCAACTGGGGCCAGCCTGCAATGCTGACCTATCTGCAGGATCTGTCGCGCTACGCCGCGACCCTGCCGGGGTGGAACGGGCTCTATATCGGTGACATTTCCCAGCCGCGCGGCGGCCCGATGACCGGCGGCCATGCCAGCCACCAGATCGGGCTGGATGCCGACATCTGGATGCTGCCGGCCACGAACCTCAATCTCAGCCGCGCCCAACGGGAGAAGATCTCCTCGATCTCGGTGCGCACCGCCGACCAGCGCCATATCAACGGCAACTGGACGCCGCAGCATCTCGAGCTGATGCGCCATGCCGCCGCCGATCCGCGGGTCGACCGCATCTTCGTCGCCGCTGCAGTGAAAATCGCGATGTGCAACACGGTGCCGCGCAACGACCGCGCTTGGCTGCAGAAAATCCGTCCGATGTATGGCCACAACACCCATTTCCATGTCCGCCTGAAATGCCCGCCCGGTGCGCGCTATTGCCAGACGCAGAAGCCGACCGTGGCGCAGCTGTCGAAGGGAGGCGACGGCTGTGACGAGACGCTGAACTGGTGGGTGACGGATTACCTCAACCCGCCGAAAACCGCAGCGAAGCCCAAGCCGAAAGGGCCGCCGAAAAAGAACGCCAAGACCTACGTCATGTCGGACCTGCCGAGCCAATGCCGCGCCGTTCTGTCTTCGCGCTGA
- a CDS encoding esterase-like activity of phytase family protein: protein MPRRSVFALIAGAGLAVLAGLAPAGPEPRARFLQSYHWTMPGVSVFGGFSGLELGPDGRNFITQSDRTTIWRGRLDRDAQGRISDVEITNGPNWLHSSKGRVLNRHQGDSEGLALAPDGSVYISFEGLARVSHFPTDGGPAELLPRPDAFAKMQNNSSLEALAIDDQGTLYTMPERSGAKDRPYPVWRYRDGKWDQPFAIPRSDNWLPVGADFGPDGRFYLLERDFWGLLGFRSRVQVFDINGDSISGGEVLLETGAGRHDNLEGLSVWRDDEGAIRLTMISDDNFRFLQRTEIVEYVLPNTRRTAKKD, encoded by the coding sequence ATGCCGCGCCGTTCTGTCTTCGCGCTGATCGCGGGGGCGGGGCTGGCGGTTCTCGCGGGGCTCGCGCCGGCCGGACCGGAACCGCGCGCCCGCTTCCTGCAAAGCTATCACTGGACGATGCCGGGCGTGAGCGTCTTCGGCGGCTTCTCGGGGCTCGAGCTGGGCCCCGACGGGCGCAACTTCATCACCCAATCCGACCGCACGACGATCTGGCGCGGGCGGCTGGACCGGGACGCGCAGGGCCGGATCAGCGACGTCGAAATCACCAACGGGCCGAACTGGCTTCACAGTTCCAAGGGCCGCGTGCTCAACCGCCATCAGGGCGACAGCGAAGGCTTGGCCCTGGCGCCCGACGGCTCGGTCTACATCTCCTTCGAAGGGCTGGCGCGGGTGTCGCATTTCCCGACCGACGGCGGTCCGGCCGAGCTACTGCCGCGCCCGGATGCCTTCGCGAAGATGCAGAACAACTCCTCGCTCGAGGCGCTGGCGATCGACGATCAGGGCACGCTCTACACGATGCCCGAACGCTCGGGCGCGAAGGACAGACCCTACCCGGTCTGGCGCTATCGCGATGGCAAATGGGATCAGCCCTTCGCCATCCCGCGCTCCGATAACTGGCTGCCGGTCGGTGCGGATTTCGGGCCCGATGGCCGCTTTTATCTGCTGGAGCGCGACTTCTGGGGCCTTCTGGGCTTCCGCTCGCGCGTGCAGGTCTTCGACATCAACGGCGATTCGATCTCGGGGGGCGAGGTTCTGCTGGAAACCGGCGCGGGACGACACGACAATCTCGAGGGCCTGTCGGTCTGGCGCGACGACGAGGGTGCGATCCGCCTGACGATGATCTCCGACGACAATTTCCGGTTCCTACAGCGCACCGAAATCGTCGAATACGTCCTGCCCAACACCCGCCGCACCGCCAAGAAGGATTGA
- a CDS encoding c-type cytochrome has product MRFTYLIAAACLAATPTIAQNADVGKVLYDQYCASCHGDDGTGTGPMAEYLTVKPADLTGLAAANDGAFPMLKTIHIIDGRTGVRAHGGPMPVFGEVFMDQGGHGAPYYTDVLATRGRVLSLATYLESLQK; this is encoded by the coding sequence ATGCGCTTCACTTACCTCATCGCCGCGGCATGTCTCGCCGCGACGCCGACCATCGCTCAGAACGCCGATGTCGGCAAAGTTCTCTACGACCAATATTGCGCCAGCTGTCATGGCGACGACGGCACCGGCACCGGGCCGATGGCCGAATATCTGACCGTGAAACCTGCCGATCTGACCGGGCTTGCCGCCGCGAATGACGGCGCGTTCCCGATGCTCAAAACGATCCACATCATCGACGGGCGCACGGGCGTGCGGGCACATGGCGGGCCGATGCCGGTCTTCGGCGAGGTGTTCATGGACCAGGGCGGGCACGGCGCGCCGTATTACACCGACGTGCTGGCCACGCGCGGGCGCGTCCTCTCCCTCGCGACATATCTCGAATCGCTCCAGAAATAG
- a CDS encoding exodeoxyribonuclease VII small subunit: MSDINALSFEEAMKALEEVVGKLEHGDVPLDESIKLYERGAKLKEHCAKLLKEAEARVEKITLNADGAPQGTAPAEGL; encoded by the coding sequence ATGAGCGATATTAACGCGCTGAGCTTCGAAGAGGCGATGAAGGCCCTCGAGGAAGTCGTGGGCAAACTGGAACACGGCGACGTGCCCCTCGACGAGTCGATCAAGCTCTACGAGCGCGGTGCCAAGCTGAAAGAGCATTGCGCCAAGCTTCTGAAGGAGGCCGAGGCGCGGGTCGAGAAGATCACGCTCAATGCCGACGGCGCACCGCAAGGCACGGCCCCCGCCGAAGGTCTGTAA
- a CDS encoding queuosine precursor transporter: MTRYIPGIIAMAAIVVASNILVQFLVGDWLTWGAFTYPFAFLVNDVMNRVYGPGAARRVVFAGFVVGVICSLIGSQIMLQGDGFTYPAVTLRIALGSGAAFLVAQMTDIFVFDKLRDGVWWRAPAISTLIGASLDTLIFFSVAFSAGLTFLEPGNDVSWANETLPLLGVGPTVPLWVSLATADWLVKLALTLIALLPFKALVTKLSPRLA; the protein is encoded by the coding sequence ATGACCCGCTATATTCCTGGCATCATTGCCATGGCCGCAATCGTCGTGGCCTCGAACATCCTGGTGCAATTCCTCGTCGGCGACTGGCTGACCTGGGGCGCCTTCACCTACCCCTTCGCCTTCCTCGTCAATGACGTGATGAACCGTGTCTACGGCCCCGGAGCCGCGCGTCGCGTGGTCTTCGCGGGTTTTGTCGTGGGGGTGATCTGCTCGCTCATCGGCAGCCAGATCATGCTGCAGGGTGACGGCTTCACCTATCCGGCGGTGACGCTGCGCATCGCGCTCGGCTCCGGCGCGGCCTTCCTCGTGGCGCAGATGACCGACATCTTCGTCTTCGACAAGCTGCGCGACGGCGTCTGGTGGCGCGCCCCGGCGATCTCGACCCTGATCGGCGCCTCGCTCGATACGCTGATCTTCTTCTCGGTGGCTTTCTCGGCCGGGCTGACCTTCCTCGAGCCGGGCAACGACGTGTCCTGGGCGAATGAGACCCTGCCCCTGTTGGGCGTCGGGCCGACAGTGCCGCTCTGGGTGTCGCTCGCCACCGCCGACTGGCTTGTCAAACTTGCCCTGACTTTGATCGCACTGCTGCCTTTCAAGGCACTCGTCACGAAACTTTCTCCAAGACTTGCGTGA